One Harpia harpyja isolate bHarHar1 chromosome 11, bHarHar1 primary haplotype, whole genome shotgun sequence genomic window, GCAAAAATGATGGCGAGGATGGCCATGGCCCCAACGAGCTTGAAGAAGAGGGGCATGGCAGGTCCTGATGCTTGCTCCTCCACATGCCGTGTCTGCAGGGGCTTGATGATACGCTGCTGCTGGGTGAGGATGGCCTCCCTGGCGCCCGCCCACGTGCCCGGGCCCCGCAGGCGGTACTGGTACGGCGTGCAGGGCCCGAAGGCCACCTCCAGCGCCAGCTTGGGGTCGGTGAGGAAGAGGGCGAGCAGGTTGGGCTTGACCCCCACCTGGCAGGCGAGCTCGTCCATGTAGGGGATGTAATCCACCTGGATGGTGTGCCGCCGGCTCCTCACGTACCTGCGGACAGGGAGGGCAGGTGGGTGCTGGCGGCAGAGCCGGCAGATGCCCCGTGCACCAGCAAGGCGGTATTGGATGGACCGCCATTGGGAAGGATCAGCAGGATGGGGGTAGCGTGGCCAAGCACATCCCTGCCGTCTGTTGGCATGGCCAAATGTGCCAGGACGCAGCCACCGGACAGGATGGGTGCCCACAAGTAGCCGTGCCCAAACCAGCCCCCTCCCTGTTCCCAGGCAGGGTCTTACTGCTTTGCCATTGCTTCTCTCTTCAGCTTGATGTCAGCCTCCATGTCGTGCCGTGGGGGCAGCTTGTTCAGCCCTAGGGAGGATGAGCCACAGCATGGGGGTGCTGCACCCTGCTGTTGACAGTGGCCATTGCGGTGCTGCCCTTGCCTGGGTGCTGTGCCCCCGCCAGCACCACCGTGGCAGGTGTTCTGGCACCCGAGGCATGTCCAAGCCCCTCAGGATGGGACGGAGCAGCCTGTGGGGCTCAGGGTACGGATGTTCCTGTGCCGCTCGGGCAAAAGCTTGGCTCACCACGACAGCTGCAAGGTGGCCATGCCATCGCCCGTGGCCAGGATGGCACAGCCAGATGGTGCCTCCCAAACATGGCTGGGCACCATTTGCCCTGGCTCTGGGGGTGCAGGCTTGGGCTGCAGCCATAGGGGAGGTTTGCCTCACTTACCCTTGAAGACACGGGTGGCCCAGCGACACTGGAGCTCGGAGATGGGCATGATGGCACCCAGAGGCTGGATGAGGCCGATGAAAGCCAGCGTCGGCTTCTCCAGGTCAGGGGGGAACATGAATTTGTAGAGGGGGATCTGGTTCTCCACCACCTTCACGCAGCCTtcgaggaaggggaaggagaagctgTATCCTGTGGCGAAGACCACAGCATCGATGTCTTCCCTGGTGCCATCCTCGAAGATGGCAGACGTCTCCGTGAACTCCTGGACGTTTGGCTTCACCAGCACCCTGCCCGAAATGATGCGGTTGGGCAGGTCGTCGTTGATGGTCGGGTGCTGGTCAAGGACCCTGGAAGGTACAAGTAGCCatcagggtgctggggtggggtgtCTCTGCTccatgtcctgctccagccacTGCTCCCTGCTCTGGGGATGCTTGTCTCCAGGGATGCTCATCACAGTGGATCTGGTCCCCCAGGGATGCTCGGCAGCTGCCACTGCAATGATGCCACCAAGGGTCCCTGGAAGGGGCAGTGGTGGCTCCCTTGAGCATTGCCTGAGCACAACACAGCTATTAACCAGGTTTCCAGGGCTAGTACCTTGGTCCCAGCCCAGGCACAGGGAGCATGGAAATGGCCAAGTGGGGCTGGACACGGGCGGAGGCAGAGGGTCCCTCCTGGGCAGAGGGAGTGTTTGCTGGCACCTGTGCTTTGGCTTCAGTCCGTAGTGCGAGTGGTCGAACCTCACGTTCAGCTGCTTCTCCATGAAGCTGCTCACCATGGACATGCTCAGCAGCTTCTTCAGGAACGTCTTCATGCGGGTGGTGAAGATGATGTCTATGGGGTAGCCCTGATCTCCAACGCGGTTGAGGATCCACGCTCCCCGGCGGGTGCTGAGGAAGACCTGGGCAAGGAAGTAAGCATTGTCTCCTGAACACTGTGACAGTCCTGGGGGGCTGCCCTGCGGGGGACATGTCCTTGCCCCAGGATTGCTGCTCTTCGTGCTGCCCAAGCGCTGGGCAAAGACCCCGAGGGCAGAGAGAGCAGGTGGTCAGCAACTAGCAGGAAGAGGTAGGGAAGAGCcacaggggcagccccagcccgggGCTCGGGGCTGGAAATCGGAGTATCTGTATGGGATTGAGTCTTGACTGCCACCACTGTCTGGTGGCTGGGATTGGCAGGTGCCAGCTCTGCCAAATGTAGCGAGTGCAGGACAGAGCAGTGGCTGTGCCAGTGCCTTGGTCCTGGTGTCCTCGTGGAGCCAGCAGTGTCCCATGGGGGGCTGCTCTGCCCACAGGGACCCCACTCCTGCTGCTCACCTGGTTGGCCGTTTGGCTGATTTCCACGGCCAGGTCCGACCCTGAATTCCCGATACCAATGACAACGACCCTCTTGTCTGTGAAATGCCGAGTGTCCTTGTAGTCTCGGCTGTGGAGGTAGCAGCCCTTGAACTTCTCAATTcctgtgggcagggaggagggatgctTGGCTTTCTGGCACTGGTCTGGAGGGTCACCTCCTCAAAAACTGAAGTGGGGACGCTCCCTGGCCCTGCCAGACCACTCCTGGGGAGCATGGGAGCGCTCCTGGAGCTGAAGCAAGGCAGGGAAatgctggggctgggaggaagagcagcagggagaATAGGGGCTGCCACAGCTGAGCTTTCTGGGGTCTCTCCTCGTGCTGGGGCGTGGGGCAGTACCTGGGAAGGTGCTCAGCGGGAGGTGTGCCTCGGTGTGGTGCCCGGTACACACCAGCACACCGTCGAAGACGGCCGCCTCCTGCTTCCCCTCGCTTTCCGTCACCACATCCCACTGGCCCGTGGCGGCGAAGTCGGGGCGCTTGGACACGCGGCACACACTggtctgggggtggggggcagcaggcGTCAGGCACCCCGTGcctcccagccccgccgccgcccccctgGCTCCCCCCGGCTCTCACCCTGAAGCGGATGTGGCGGAGCAGGTCAAAGTGCTGGGCATACATGCGGAAGTACTCCATGATCTTGGAGTTGTGCATGTAGTTGGGGAAGTCCTCAGGGATGGGGAAGTCGCTGAAGCACATCATCTCCTTGGAGGTGTTGATGATGACGGAGCGGTAGATGCTGGCGCGGCCCTCCTCGGGGCACTCCTGCGGGAGCAGGGCACGGCTCGGTGCTGGCCAGGGGCAGTGATGGGGAGGGATGGCCAGGGCTGGTGTGGTGGCCCTTTGCTTAGACCCCCTGCCCTCAGCCTTGCCCCCAGGACCCTGCTGTGGCCGGCTCTGTGCCACCCCACCAGCTGCTACTGATCCCTAGCTGCCACAGTGCTGAACCCCAGGCGGACATGTGGCTGTCAGGGTTTACCTCAAACCTCCAGAGCCCTCCGATGTCCCCGGTCCTCTCGAAGCAGATGGGGTCCAGCCCCTCTTGCAGGCAGGCTTTGATGGCACACAACCCGCTGCTGCCCCCTCCGATGATGGCCACCTTCTTCGCCATGCTGCCCTCCACCACCGGGTCTCTGCCTGGGGACAGTGCCGGAGAGTGGGGCTGTGAAGCGAGGGGTGCAGCTGTGCCAAATTTTGGCCCTGTGCACCAAAGAGGTCCCAAGTCGAGAGGCAACCCCCAAAAAGTTTGTCTGGGACTGCGAGGCAACTGCTATCCCCACCCCAGCAGGGACCTGGCCAGTGCTGGGGTTTTATACCATCATGGTGTTGCCTCTGGATGCCGTGGGGAGAAATGCTACCCAGTGCCAGGGAGCCACGAAATCTCCCTGCCTACACCAAGTCCCAGCGATGGAGGCGTGCGGGAGTGCCGTGCCCTGCCGCGGGGACGGATGGCTCCCTCCCAGGTGGGTGACGGCCCCTCCGCCTGCCCTTTGCCCTCTCCCTTCCCCGGGGAGAGCCCTGTCGCGCCTCAACCGACCTGTGGCCATGGGAGCGGCAGCCAGGGAAGGCCGGCGGCAGGCGGGGAGCTGCACGAGGGTCTCTGTTGGGTTGCCCCGACCCGTGACGCCGAACGGCGGCCTGGCTTTATGGTGCGCAGCAGTGGTGAGCAGAGCCTCCCCCTCCGTCACTCCTCCCACGCGGCCGGGGAGAGGAAGCCAGCACCCAGCTGGCTCCCGGCCGCCTGCTTGGCTTTTCCGGCAGCGGCTCTCGCCACAGCCTCGGACGGTGGGGTAAGGAACCGTCCCAGGCGCCTTGCTGGGCACCCCCATGCGGGGACACTGTAGGGACATGGGCTCGCAGGAGAGGCAAAGACGCAGCCAGTCCCTGTGGTGTGCATGCTGGGTAAACAAACGCTGCTGTGAACTTTTACCTCTGCGACTATCAGGATCAGCCCAACCCTGTTTATGCTGGTACCCATGGTCACACACAGCTCCGGCTGCTCTGGTGGCACCTGGCACCACATCACTCATGTCCCCCGTGCCCCTGGGCTGGGCATGTTGGCACAGCATCCCCATAGCCACAGCTCGTTCCTGGGCTGTCAGAGTTCTGGGGCCAGCGGGATCCTGGCGCGAGGAGTACTGCGCTGCCGGGGTATCGCTGGTGCCGAGGTGATGGGACCGGTTAGAAAAAGGGTCTCCCCGGCAGCAGGAGGCACAGACCAGGTGGCTCGggagcacactgctggctcccagCACGCTCACAGCCAGACAGCCCCTGGGGACTGCAGGGAAAATTTACTCCTCCGTGTCTGGGGAGCTTTGTCCCAGAGCTGAGCAAGGCACAGGGCTGCGGAGGGGCCAAGCTCTGCAGCTGGAATGGTTTTAACCTTCTAAAACTCATAGTATGTTTACAGTAAGTATAATAAAGCTCTTTTTGTCCCTCGCTGTTGGCAAGGGCTGATCTCTGCCTGGAGCAGAGGCGCCAAGCTGCCAACCGACACTCTGTGCCTGCCTGTTGAAAAGCATCAAAAGCATCTCTTACCAGACAAGGGGATCGGCACGGGGATGGTGAGGAGGCAGCACTaccctccctgctctgctctcagctggCTTCTGGCTCTTTTGCAAGCTCTGCAGGGACTGCCCAAGGGCAACAGGTACAGTGGACTTCTCCCAGCTCTCAACCCTGCCACCGTGCTATGAAACCTCTGTGCACCTTGCCTTCGAATTTGCCCTTCTCTCTTGGCAGCTACAAGAGGCTGCACAGCCCTGGACTTTACCCCACTGTGTTTGGGCTCACGGCCTGGCTGAACCGTGCCGTCAGGCACAGGGGACTGCAGAAGTGCACCAGGGTCAAGCCATGGGCATTTCAGTCAAGACCGGCTTGTTGATGTCTGTGGGAAAGCCACGGTCCCCCATGCCTGGCAAGCACCCAGGATGTACAGTGTGGTGTGCAGCGCATGCAGACACATCTGCTCAGGACTTCTGCAGAGGGCAGAGGTGCCACGAGACAAACTGAGCAGAAAGCACCAGTCTCCTCCTTCCTATCAGCGGGCTGGCACCCGTGCTTGGAGGATCAATGACAAGCACAAGAGGAGACCAAAAGTCTTGCTGGCAGAGGTGGGGAGAAGCACAGCAGAGGTGAGAGGGTGGTTAGTTTGTGCTTCTCAGCCTGTTACAGAGGCTCCTTATGGTCCCCTCCTGCCAAGGACAAGTAGTCCTCTATGGAAAGACAAGGTACCAGAGTAGGAGAGCCAGCCTGCCTGGAGCACAGGGAGCTGCGGTGGTGGTTGGCACAGCCAGGGCCTTTTGCTGCAGGAGGTGCAGGTAAGGCTCAGCTCCTGGGGCTGCCCAGCAGCCTGGGTGAGGGTGAAATGCTGGCTGCTGGGCTATGGGGAAGGGGCTTGCTCTGCAGTATGCTGTCACCAGCACTGGTAACAAGCTGACAAACAGGAATTGCTCTGAATGCACTGTATCCCCCAGGAGACTGAAAATCCTGTGGAGGGGAAAAGGAGCTGTGAAGCTCTGCACAAGGGTTTcaggagcaggctgctgctgggagctgcttcCCATTACCTGCTGTCTTTGAGATGGTATGAATGGACCAAACCCTCGGTTGCACCATCCTTTCCCCATGGCACCGGGAGCCAGGTGCCTGTGTCCTCATTGCTTAAGGTCTGGCCTCAGTAATTGAATCTAGAGCAATAGGGGAGAGATGCTTTGTTTAGGAAGGCAGAGCTCTTTATAAACATGAGGACAGACCCCAGCGAGTCCCCTCCACGCAGTTGTTATGGAGCAGGCTTTGCAGGGCATGCTCACGACAGCAACACGGTCAGTGTATTTACAGCATACAGATACATGGGCGATTGCAGAGAAATATCTGCAGAGCCACAGCTACCACGTACACCACAGGCTAATACAGCAGGTGCCCAGCAAGAGCATGCAGATTCACAGTATCAGCAGTCAGCTGCCAGATGAATGTGCGGAGCCCTCCCCAGGCTCTGCAAGGactgtttttttcacagaagaaCAGTCAGTGCAGCTGCTTGGCCAGTGCACACCCTGCCTGACAGCCCATTAGGAGGGCAAGAGAGCACCAAATGTCTAAGTGTGGGCCCAGGAGCCCAACACCGCTAGTGTTGAAGTCTTGGCTGGATAGATGGATGGGGTCTAGGATGTGAGTTCAAGTCCCAGTATCCCCTCCCTGTGCGTGCTTAGAAAACCAGGCACACGCCCCCCTCTTTTGGGAGGGACCCAGCCATCAATGGCTCCAGAGGGCAAAGAGGGCAGGTGCGCTGAGAGGGGACAGCCAGCAGTGCTCCACCACGCTGTACAGCGCGTAACCCAGCAGCAAACCAAAGAGCACATCTGTCATGTTGTGCCTGCCCAGCATGACCCTTGAAACGCTGACGATGAGAGCCCAGAGCACCACGAGGACCCGGAGCGGGACGGCGAGCACGAGGTGGCGCAGAATGAAGCGGCAGACCAGGGCGGCTCTGGTGGCGTGGCCTGACGGAAAGGAGTACTTGTCCACCGAGATGGTGACGAACATGTCCATCTTGTTGTGGGTGGGCCGTGGCCGCTTGACGAGCCCTTTCACCACTGCTACCAGCACGAGATCCAGCAGCAATGCTAGGAGACAGTAACAGCGAGTGAGCAAGGTTTGGTTTTTGTGTGGTTCCCCCCCGCCTCTGGAAAACAAGGCAAGAATCAAAGCAAAGCCATTAGCTAAGAAGAAAGTAGTTGGCTACAAAAACCTGCCAAGGTTTGTATCCCATGGCTACAATACCCAGGTAGGGAGAGCATGGCACTCATCCAGCACGTGGCCTTCTCCAGCATGAGCACATCTTCAGTCTCTGCTCTTGCTGCACACAGCCCTCATGGAACACCAGACCTTCTGCCTGCCACAGCCAACAACAGGGCTCTGCCTGGCTTGCACCCAAGGGCTTTTCTTTCTGCGTAAAATCTGATCTCACCATGACTCAGGGCTCAAACTGACTCTTAATCTGAAGGCAACAGAGGGGTTAATATTCCCCACAACCCCCTTCCTGACAGTCCTTGCTGACTCAGCATTGCTTTGCCTACCCTCGTGGCTGGGGGTCAAACTGACCTGGGTGAATGATCAGCCCACTTCAACCACCCGGCCATAGCTCAGTGTGAGGGGCTCTGAGCTTGTGTGGTGCCAGGGCTCCCACAGCCTggcttctccctgctgctgggggaaTTAATGCCAGAAAGTTAACcacacttttgttttcaaataataaaaatatttttgaataaagGATGATTTAAATAATGGTGGCTTGTCCCCAGAGAGCTAAAGGCTGTTGCAGTAGAAGTCAGAGGCAAAGCACCCGAGAGAAGTGTGCAGCCAGTATTTGGCAAGAGCAGCTTCTCATGTAGGGAAGAGGGTGCCTTCTCCATCCCCACTAGCTTGGCTAGCACAGTGCTCACAGCCAGGGCTACTTCCTCCAAGAAAGTCTTGTGAGAGTCTGACTTCTGCTTGTCCTAAGGCTCATTTCTGGACACCAAATCTTTCAGTCACTTCAGTTCATTCCCTTTGGTTAATCAtttaagaacaaatatttttttttctcccacaggcAAACCTAGttcacttgctttttctcttttaacgTATGGTTTGGGAGATTCAGCTTGGACATCAGGGAACACTCCTTTTCCACATGGGTGCTGCAACCCTGGGACAGGGCTCCAGACAGGGGGGTGACTCTGGCCCAGAGCGTTGAGGGCCAGACAAGGCCCTCGTGCTGTGAGAGACCTCCTCAGAGCAGAGGTTAGACTGGAGGCCTCCAGGTCCCgtcccacagctctgctctgggacTCTAATTATGTGCTGTCAGATGAAAAAGATGCACAAAACCATGTGTTTCCCACCAAGCAAATTTCAATTCAAGTGATAAGTGTGAGATATCAATTATCTGCAACTTAATAGAAGAGTAAGAACTAGGAACCTGAAAAGGTCTGTTGCTCCGGAGCTACTACAGTTTCTAAATGAGCAATAATGAAGAATCTAAGTATGCCTAATAGGacaggatgctggggggggggaatattacACCACGCAAGATTAAAATGTGTGCTTTAAACCAAGTTTCCTCACTGGCTTATACAGATCAATCCATGCAGGTACTGACTGCAGGGAGCCCAAGGGTGCAGACGTCTGTGTGCCAGAGCAGCTTTTTCAGGGAACGGGCTGGTGTCTCAACACTAGGCAGCTGAATCTGGAATGCGCTGTTCTGATAAGCTAAAGAACTAAAAGAGAAGCTCCCCAAAAGCTTTGTGCAACTGCGGGAGCAGTTTAGTGGTCAGGAATTTCACACTGTGTGGTTGGAGCTGTGACAGCTCCACAGATGAGCACAGATGACAGATGAGCCATACCCCCGCCCCCACACCCTCCAGCCACAGGGTTACTCGCTCTGGTACCAGGCACCCCAGATGAGCCTGCACCAGTTACTCAAAATCACCTGGCTCCCTTGGGGCTGTAGGAGGCTGAGGTTTACTCGGCTCTGCCCCGTCCTTCAGGTCCCAACCTCCCCCTCGGCTCtggccagcccctgcctgcagagccctTTGGTGAGCCCCCAGCCTCACCGAAGAGCAGGTTGAGCAGCACCTCCCTGGCCGCGGAGCTGTCGCTCTGGCAGAGCCCGTAGAAGGTGCCGAGCAGCCAGGGGATGCCGTGCCCCGAAATCTCGATGACCTTCATGAGGGGACGCGCGCTGCCCCAGGCCGAGCCCTCTCCAGCGCAGACGCCCAGGCGCTTGGAGGCCCAGAGGTCGATGGCGAGCAGGGAGCTGAGGGCGATGCCCAGGAAGGAGGGGTTCAGCTTCATGCAGTCCTCctcggggagcggggccgcggcggaGCTGCCCGGCTCCTTGCGGCGCGACGGGCTGTCCGGGGCGCCGGGGCTGCGCTGGCTGACAAGGGACAGGAACTCCAggcggctgctgccgctgccggtgCGTCGCTCGCGGCTGCTCCGGGGGCTCGGCATGGCGAGAGGAGGCTGGCCTGGGAGAGGTGGGGGCTGGTCACCGGCTGCCGGGCCTGCTCATGCAAGGGGACCCGGGCGAGGCGCCCAGGAGGCCCCGTGCCGCCCCCTGCCCGGGcctgcttctccccctccccgcaACCTCCTACGGGCCCCGCTGCCTGCAAGCCCCGGGCCTGTCCCCGCGCCTCCCGCCACCGCACCTCCGGGGCTCAGTTCCCCCCTTCCCGGTGTCTCTCCGGTACCCGGGACCCGCAATCCGCTCCCCCGGTACCAGGagcggccccggcgcggccccgcttCCTCTTCCGCCGCCCCCCGTGACGCAGCCGGTTGCCATGGAGCCACGACGCCCCGGGGCGGGGCTGCGGTGCCCCCTGGCGGCGGGGAggtccctccccttccctcctccctcccgccgcgccccggggcGGGGATCCGTGGGCACgccccgcctccctccccccgccctcccgcccccccctccgcgcACGTGCCCGCCCCGGCCGGCGTACGGCAGCCGGCGAGGGCCGCAagaggcgcggcggcggcggcggcgccttcgccctgccggcgccggtgcggGCGCCGGTGCGCGGGCGGCGATGctcggcgggcgggcggcggcggggggacgggccgcccccccggccccgcggctcggcggaggcggaggcgggtgacgacggctcggcggcggcggcggcgatggggTGCCTGCAGAGCGTGGCCTGCAAGGCGCGGGTGCGTCGGGAGCAGATCGTGGTGTCGGACGTGTCGGCCACCATCGAGCCGGCGGCCACCGCCATCGAGGAGAGCTCGCCGGTGGTGCTGCGGTACCGCACGCCCTACTTCCGCGCCTCGGCCCGCGTCCTCATGCCGCCCATCGCCCGGCGGCACACCTGGGTGGTGGGCTGGATCCAGGCCTGCAACCACATGGAGTTCTACAACACCTACAGCGACCTCGGCGTGTGAGCACCGGCGCCGCCACCGGCACCCCGCCACCCGCAccgggctggggtggggggacggcACCCGGCACCGCGACGGGGCGGCAGCGCGGACCGGGGCGGAGTAGGGGGGGGGAACGGAGGCCTCTGCGGCGGGCACCGGGCCGGGTACGGCACCGGCACCCCAGCAGCCGGCGCGGGCGCTGAGCTCCCCGGCACCGGGTGTCACACCCCCACCCCGTGTCTGCACCTTCCCGCTcctggcaccggcaccggccccTTCAGACCTGAGGCCCGGGCAGCGCCTGCTCCTCTCGTCCCACTGCCCGGCTCCCGCTCCGGCCGGCTGGCCCGAAGCTCCCTCGTTCGAGGCTTTGCGGCCGCCGTTCCCCGCCGAGGAGCGTTTCTCCTGCCGCTGGGTCGCGAGCGCGGGTGCTGC contains:
- the LOC128147698 gene encoding flavin-containing monooxygenase 5-like isoform X6; the protein is MGMLCQHAQPRGTGDMSDVVPGATRAAGAVCDHGYQHKQGWADPDSRRGKSSQQRLFTQHAHHRDWLRLCLSCEPMSLQCPRMGVPSKAPGTVPYPTVRGCGESRCRKSQAGGREPAGCWLPLPGRVGGVTEGEALLTTAAHHKARPPFGVTGRGNPTETLVQLPACRRPSLAAAPMATGPKFGTAAPLASQPHSPALSPGRDPVVEGSMAKKVAIIGGGSSGLCAIKACLQEGLDPICFERTGDIGGLWRFEECPEEGRASIYRSVIINTSKEMMCFSDFPIPEDFPNYMHNSKIMEYFRMYAQHFDLLRHIRFRTSVCRVSKRPDFAATGQWDVVTESEGKQEAAVFDGVLVCTGHHTEAHLPLSTFPGIEKFKGCYLHSRDYKDTRHFTDKRVVVIGIGNSGSDLAVEISQTANQVFLSTRRGAWILNRVGDQGYPIDIIFTTRMKTFLKKLLSMSMVSSFMEKQLNVRFDHSHYGLKPKHRILDQHPTINDDLPNRIISGRVLVKPNVQEFTETSAIFEDGTREDIDAVVFATGYSFSFPFLEGCVKVVENQIPLYKFMFPPDLEKPTLAFIGLIQPLGAIMPISELQCRWATRVFKGT